From Clarias gariepinus isolate MV-2021 ecotype Netherlands chromosome 2, CGAR_prim_01v2, whole genome shotgun sequence, one genomic window encodes:
- the LOC128541270 gene encoding E3 ubiquitin/ISG15 ligase TRIM25-like, translated as MAEGSISAGKLSMDQFICPVCLDLLKDPVTIPCGRSFCKVCINGYWNQEDQKGVYSCPQCRDTFTPRPVLRRNNKLDKVVKDLKKTEVQVASPAHCYAGPGDVECDFCDSESKCKAVKSCLICLVSLCEIHFKPHLKAPLLKEHEVTETSAKFQEMICSEHKKLNKIYCRTDQTCICYSCKMDNHKEHNTVTATAEKADKQQRIQQRIQEKQKKVQELKQAVNTIKLSAQTAVEDSERIFTELISSMEKKRSEVTELIRAQEKTELSRAERLLEQLEQEIADLQRRLTELEQLSHTHDHIQFRFIFWT; from the exons ATGGCTGAGGGCAGTATTTCTGCAGGTAAGCTTTCAATGGATCAGTTcatctgtccagtgtgtctggatctCCTGAAGGATCCGGTGACTATCCCCTGTGGCCGCAGtttctgtaaggtgtgtattaatggCTATTGGAATCAGGAGGATCAAAAGGGCGTCTACAGCTGTCCTCAGTGCAGAGACACTTTCACTCCTAGGCCTGTTCTACGCAGAAACAACAAGCTGGATAAAGTAGTGAAAGATTTGAAGAAGACTGAAGTTCAAGTTGCTTCTCCTGCTCACTGTTATGCTGGacctggagatgtggagtgtgatttcTGTGATTCCGAGAGTAAATGCAAAGCTGTCAAGTCCTGTCTGATCTGTCTGGTTTCTCTTTGTGAAATTCATTTCAAACCACATCTAAAAGCTCCTCTTTTGAAAGAACACGAAGTAACTGAAACTTCAGCAAAATTCCAAGAGATGATCTGCTCTGAACATAAAAAACTGAATAAGATCTACTGCCGTACTGATCAAACCTGCATCTGTTATTCATGTAAGATGGATAATCACAAAGAACACAACACCGTCACAGCCACAGCAGAAAAAGCTGATAAACAG CAAAGAATCCAGCAGAGAATTcaggagaagcagaagaaggtgcaggagctgaaacaggctgtgaacactataaag ctgagtgcacagacagcagtggaggacagtgagaggatctttactgagctgatcagctccatggagaaaaagcgctcggaggtgacggagctgatcagagctcaggagaagactgaactgagtcgagctgaacgactcctggagcaactggagcaggagattgctgatcttcagaggagactcactgagctggagcagctttcacacacacacgatcacatc